CATTAGTGTCGTAGGATATGGGATTTTTATTCCAATATTTTTTGCAGGAATCGGACTACATTTCAGCGTAGCGTTTTTAGAATTAGAATGGTGGATAATCATAATTTTCATAATAATCATGACAGGAGTGAAGTTTCTTAGTTCCTACATTGCAGTGCGTATAGCCAATATGAGGCCTGCAACAACTGTTGCATATGGAGTAATGTCAAAAGGAGCAGTAGATTTGGCACTAATGCTATCTTTACTTCAGGCAGGGATAATGGAGGATAAGTTGTTCTCACTTTTAGTTCTCGGAACACTAATGACCATGATAATATCAACTGTAGAGCTTCAACGCAAATTAAAGAAAATAATTCATGTCAAGGTAGGAACACTAGAACTAGGTCTTATTCCAATCTATTTCAGAAGAGTTGTATCAGATACCCCAGTAATTGCAGTTATCAACAGGATATTTTCTAAAACAAAATCAGACATTACAATCAAAGAATTTATTAAAAATAACAAAATTACAAAAAACCCATTTCTGGTTTTTGACAAAGATGAGAATCTTGTAGGACTCATCTCAAAGAATGAAATAAATAAATCCCATAAAAAAACACGAGATAGTACAACTATTGCAGATGTGATGTATAAAAAATTCCACACAGCGTTACCTGATGAATATCTATTTTCAGTAATTCAAAAGATGAATACTCACCCATTTGACATGATTCCAATCATGGATCCTAAAAATAATAGAAAAGTAATTGGAATTGTAACTAACAAAGGAGTAATGGAATTATTAACAGATACTAGAAATATCAAGTCATTACCAAAATGATTTGAACAATATGGATTATCTGAAAAATGTTAATTAGAGTTTATCACTGAATCGTCAAAAACATATTTTTAGGACGTTCGTCAGAAGATAGTTTTCAATTGTAATGTTTTTTCATTTTTCTTCATCATCATACAGGTAAAGAGTATGTTTATCTTCTCATGGATAAATTCTCATCACATTTTTAACATTTAACTATAGTCTTATGATGTTTATGGCTTGTGCATATAACCGGATCTTCAAAGTTTGAAAATTTAGTAATACATCAAGTGCAATTATTTTTTGTGTTAAATGGATTTCTCAGAGACAGAGAAATACAGTTTCAGTAAAATCAGATTAGATTATGGGTTTTGCAGTGGAAACATAACATACCAAAAATCAATAAAATATTCAACAGATGAAATTTCTAAAAAACATGTCAATACATAGTTTTCATCTTTTTCTTTTTTCTCACATCTTTTTCTTTAGAGGATGATTTTACTGAATAGTCATAATCAGGATATAATTTTAAAAACCGATTTTCAACTCGTTCTTCACCAAAATCATCGCTAATTTCGTTTTGCTGTGACATTTTATATCAACCAACCATCAAACTCAAGGTCTGTCAAATCCTATCCTCTATAACCCTACGACATATGAGAATATCAACATATCATTTCTTGATTTCTTGAGTTAACGAAGTCAAATAATTTAAAAAGAGAATTCAGTTATTAAGAGATTGTAAAATTTTATCACTAACTTTGATCATTTTTGATAAAATATCTGATGCCGATTGCTCTTTTTTGGTCGTATCGGCCAAAGTTTTCATTAATTGAATTTCATATTCAATACCTATTTTTAAGCCAATTTGGAAAACTTTTGGTAATTTTGAGACATTTGGAGACACTAAAATCTCAGTTATTTTTTGATTTTTTTCATGTTTAAGGTTAATAGAATTTTTTACTATGGTTTTCAATAATTTTTCAAAATTTTCATACATGTTTGACTCTAATTTTGTCATAGTAAATTTTTTTGACATTGTTACAGTTCTTTTGATATTAAGTAGAGCTTGATTAGATTCAATATTTTCAAAATCTTGAGAGGTAAGTTCTACACCATGTGCATCTTTAATGGTATTTACAATATCAGAAATTGCATCCTTTCTGCAAGAAGACAAAGTCTTTCCAAAGGGACAATTTTGACAATTTGTAGTATAGTACCTAAATCCTTTATTACCAAAACTGGATAACACTAATTTATTTTGATTTCGAAGTTTGGTCATAACTCTTGATACTACAGCCTCATCAATATCAATAATGTTAGAAATTTCTTGATTAGAATATGAGCCCTCATCAAGTAATTCTAAAATTTCTTTTTCAATTTCTCCAGGAGATCGTCTAGATTTTTCTTCAATTGCATCTGCGATGTAATGCTCAGTAAGTTTTTCTTCAGTATCTAATACAAGTTGTTTCCCATCAAACTTTACATCTAGCCCAGAATTTATTTCAGTTTTAATTATTTTTTCTAGTAATCTCTCAACATTAGAAATTTTAAAATTTCTAACTAATTGTTTAAGATCATCAATTTGTATTGGATTTCCTTTTGAAAGTAAGAACAGTAATGCCCATCGAATTTTTTTTTCATTACTTGTTTCAATTTTACGAAGAATGTTACAAATTTCAGTTATTTTTTCCCATTCAATGTCCTCTAAGATATCTTTAGAATCAGATACTAAGCTAAGTGTGTCAAGGATTTTTGTAAAAGCGTGAAAGTCATTTTTTAAAGTATTAGAATATACATTTGTTTTTTGTCTCACAGATTTTTTATATCGTTCAATCAAATCTTTTTTTAAGATAAGTTTTTCGTTTCTCAAGTCATCAAGATCATATTTGAAAAATTCAAAAAATGAAAATATAGGTAAATTAAGTATATTAGGCTCTAACAGTTTCAGAGCAGCCATCATCGAAGAAGAAAGTGCCATCTAAACAATCGAGCATGAACTTCCTATGATAAAAATGTGCATATTTAGAGATATTTGAGTATGAAAAATTAGATTGCCACCAAAGATATCAGAATGACCTTCATCATTTCATCAAGATCTATTATTGTTGATCTAAAACCATAAAAAATCATCATCATGAGTTTTTGTCTTAATTAGTCCTAAATTGATGATGTTAGTTGAAGAAAAGAAATTGATTATCAGTTCATATGAGATCAAGTGGTTATAATGAATCAGGTTGAGTGCAAAATTAAATCATGTTTTATGCAGCCAGATAAGATAGGTGTGGAAGTGACTTACTTGGATAAAAAGAAAAAGTAATACATCTTGTTCAGATAATTAAAACACAGGGTTTTTCTTTTTATTATTTTTATTTTAAAAACATTGAGTGATGTTTAATGCCATCAAGTATCATTTGTAGAGAAGTAAAGTCTAATATTTTTATTACAAAACCGTGTTAAAATATTAATCACGAGTACATACCAAACGCAATTAATTAGATTATATCAAGAGATGTTGAATAGTTTCTGGGCATTTTTATACATTAGGTTATCTCTAAATTCTTTTTTAATAGTGAGTTTAGCGACAAAATTAAGATATGAATCCATACTACTGATTGGCCAATCAGTACCATACAACAGATAACGTGGCTCCCCTGCATAATTTATTAATTCTGCAACTTTTTCTTTCATCATTTTTTCAAAAAAGTGATCAAAAGATCCAACAACAAGCCCAGACACATCAGCATAGACATTATGATTTTTGTAAAGTACTTCTTGTGCATCTTGAATCCAAGGATTTCCTAAATGACACATTACAATTTTCAGTTCAGGGTTATCTACAGCTACATCATCAAGATTAAGAGGTCTAGAATAACGCAATTTACCGGTACTAGAATATGTATCTCCAGTATGAAACATCACAGGTATATTAAATTCAATACAGGTATCATAGACTTTTTGATATCTTTCATCATAAGGATAATAGTGTTCATAACCTGAATAAATTTTCATGGCTTTGATTCTACCATCTTTGATTAATTGTCTATAATGTTTCAGATCTTCATCAGTGTGATGATCTATAGTGAATCCAGCTGCAACACCAAGATTATCATATTTTTTAATCCCCTCAATAATTTGCTCAGTTGAAGGTCTTTCAGAATTTATTTTGTAAGAAGATAAAATTATTGCATAATCAACATTGTTACTAGTCATTTCAGTTTGAAGCATCTCTAATCGATCTTCTAACAACGGAATATGTTGTGTTATCTCGTATTGATTCACATGCACATGACAGTCAATAATCATATTATGTATCTACAAAATGAGGATTTTTCCACTCAATAAAAGTTGCATTGTTTAATGATCTAGGATCTTTCATATAATTAGACAGTATTTTGATAAATTTGAAGCCATTTCGTATTTGAAATGACAATACAGGTTCTTTAATTTCATGACGCATAACTTTGTGCACATATTCTAATGGAGATAATTCGTGTGCACTTTCACAGTAGTTAATTAATCTTGCTCCTGCTATTATTCTACGTAAATTTAGTTTTATTGCCAAAGTCTTTCTTGCATCATAGAGTTTTGTGGCAACACCCAATCTTCTATGATCAGGATGAGATGACACATCGGCCCCGTAAAGAGAATCACCATTTGGATCATGGTTTTTGAAAAAACTATCACCGCAAGCATCTTTCCATGTATGTTCTTGATATTCAGATTTTAGTTTAATAATTAAACTGCTACAAGACCCGACAATTTTTCCGTGATATTCTGCAATAAACTGACCTTCAGGAAAAACTTTCAAATGAGCAGATAACTGATCAGGTTTCCAATAAACTCCTTCAGCAGCCATTGTAGGAAATGCAATTTTTTGCAGCTCTACAACTTTAGGAATATCGTCTTTTGTCATTGTACGTACAATCACATGACTGTGATGTCTACGAACGCGGGGGGTTGTGCTCATTTCTTCATCTATAATTATTTAAAAGGTCTTGATCAAAAATAACATCACTGTTTTTAGATTTCTTTTTAAAAATAACTGTTAATTTTTTTATCGTGTGTCTTACCTCAAATGGAACTTCCACATTTATAGAAAAGTATTGCATATTTTAACATTTACAGTAAAAATCGTTAATAACATTCCTGTTTTAATTGATTAAGAAATTTTTTTAACACCAAAGTTCTTTTTTTGGCCTCAATTTTCGCAGATTTTGTGTGCATTAAAGATTCAAGTTTAAGTAGTTTTTGAAAAAAATGATCAACTGTCCATATTTTATCATTAGGCTTACGTTTATTGCAGAAAGGATCGCTTGGATTGTAAAACGGTCGCTTAAGTGAGCCTGCTGTAGCAAATACTCGTGCAATGCCTATAGCTCCCAAAGCATCTAATCTATCAGCATCCTGAAGAATTTTTCCTTCTAGAGTTTCAGGAATTTTATTTTGTGAAAAACTATGGTCGCGAATGGCATCTAAAATTATCAAGATTTCTTTATTGGAAAAAGAATATTTTTTTAAAATTTGTTTTGACTTTTTTGCGCTATGAATTGAAGAAAGATTAGAATATTTGTGAGATTTTGGATAAGATACTACATCATGCAATAATGCAGCACATAAGACCAATTTCTCATTTGCCTTTTCTGTTTTGCATATTTTTTGAACGTTATTGTATACTCTCATAATATGTTCAAAATCATGAGATGGATCATTTTGAATTATTTTTTTTACATCACTTTTAATTAAATCAAGAACTTTCATTTAGAATCTCCATATTTTTGGCTTGACGAATTTTAATTTTTTTTGAGTGATTAATACGGTCCAATTGACAGATGCAAAAAAAACTATCAACATAATGCCAAAACTATCAATTAATAAAATTCCAGTAAGACGGTCTTCAAATATGTCTAAAAAAGGTTTCAATACTGCATTTCCAAAATAAATCATCATAATATAAGAAATAGTCCGGCCAAACCAAAATCCAGCATACATTCCAATATTTTTTACACGCATTAGCCCGTATGCAATAAACAATATGTTACTTGGAAGTGGAGTTGCACCAAACAAAAATGATGCAAGTAAATAACCATATTTTTTTTTGTTAAGATAACTACCAATTATGTCAAGATTAGATTTCTGTTCTTCTCCAACAAAGGTTCTAAATAATCCACTTATTTTTTTGAGTGTAAATCTACCAATTGTGGCACCAGTTGCACCAACCATTGCAAGAATTACTACATTTAAGCTTGGATCCAGAAGGTAGAAAGATGTTAATATAATCCAGCTTGGAGGCATTAAAATCGGCGCAGCGTTTACTCCGATTAATACAAGAAAAATGCCAAAATACGAATATTCTCCAAAAATTTCAAAAACATCCACCATCTTTCTAGAATTATGTTATTTTTTTTTTGTTTCTAAACCCTTGTATCTAGGTTCATTCGGAAAAAATTTTATTTTGATCTAAAAAGTTAAAAAAATTTCATGTTTTTCAATTCTTTTATCATGTTTTACAATAAATCGGATCAATCATACAATATACTTATAAGTGATTCATGTACATGTTTACTCATGTCCGAGTTAATTTGGAAGTGTTTTCGATGTAACCTAACTTTCAAAGACACGGAACTGGCAAGAATGCATAAAGAAATTTCATCTCATTCTATAACCAAAATTAAAGCAATAGCAGTATAATCTCAGATATTTTAATAGATCTAGTAGTACAAATCAGAGTAGATTGGATATAAATTTAGTCAAATCTTTCAAATTAGAGTAAAATAAAATGATATTTCCTAGTCTAGTTATTAAGATTCACGGTCTTAGGATAAAGCATGATTCTTTTTGAATTTCAATTAATATTGCATGATGAGGTATTTGATGTAACATATTACAAAGGCAACTTAAACCAGATCTGATTTCTACGCAAGATCTATAAACTATAACTTTGGAAAAACTACATATTGAATGAATCATCTGCACCATGCACAAGTTGCATGATAGAGCATGCATCAGGAGTTGGATGTTTATGCGACTACCATCAAAATAAGTAATATGCTTTACGATTGATTTCTCAAATTAGTTTTAATGTAGAGTATAGTATTGTCAATAGATAATGGAGATTGCACATATTCTTGTAAAATGTGATGATGAAAATGATGATGTGTTAGATGAGCTGCAATTAATTGACGGGGTAAAAGAAGTTAAAAAAACGTTTGGCGCATATAATGCAGTGGTAAAACTAGAAGCAGAAACTGTTTCAAAAATCAAAAATATAATATCAGACAAAATACGTAACAAACGAGGGGTATTAAGTACACTGACTCTTGTAACTGCTTAAAGATCGAAATATCAATTCATTTGTCAGTAAGATCTATAAACTAAGATCTTCTCATTGTTATAAAGTGTCTAAAATTGTTAAATGGTGGGAAGGAACGATTGAAGAATTAGAAGAAGATATTGAA
The DNA window shown above is from Nitrosopumilus sp. and carries:
- a CDS encoding GNAT family N-acetyltransferase produces the protein MTKDDIPKVVELQKIAFPTMAAEGVYWKPDQLSAHLKVFPEGQFIAEYHGKIVGSCSSLIIKLKSEYQEHTWKDACGDSFFKNHDPNGDSLYGADVSSHPDHRRLGVATKLYDARKTLAIKLNLRRIIAGARLINYCESAHELSPLEYVHKVMRHEIKEPVLSFQIRNGFKFIKILSNYMKDPRSLNNATFIEWKNPHFVDT
- a CDS encoding Lrp/AsnC ligand binding domain-containing protein; its protein translation is MEIAHILVKCDDENDDVLDELQLIDGVKEVKKTFGAYNAVVKLEAETVSKIKNIISDKIRNKRGVLSTLTLVTA
- a CDS encoding HD domain-containing protein — its product is MKVLDLIKSDVKKIIQNDPSHDFEHIMRVYNNVQKICKTEKANEKLVLCAALLHDVVSYPKSHKYSNLSSIHSAKKSKQILKKYSFSNKEILIILDAIRDHSFSQNKIPETLEGKILQDADRLDALGAIGIARVFATAGSLKRPFYNPSDPFCNKRKPNDKIWTVDHFFQKLLKLESLMHTKSAKIEAKKRTLVLKKFLNQLKQECY
- a CDS encoding amidohydrolase family protein, with protein sequence MIIDCHVHVNQYEITQHIPLLEDRLEMLQTEMTSNNVDYAIILSSYKINSERPSTEQIIEGIKKYDNLGVAAGFTIDHHTDEDLKHYRQLIKDGRIKAMKIYSGYEHYYPYDERYQKVYDTCIEFNIPVMFHTGDTYSSTGKLRYSRPLNLDDVAVDNPELKIVMCHLGNPWIQDAQEVLYKNHNVYADVSGLVVGSFDHFFEKMMKEKVAELINYAGEPRYLLYGTDWPISSMDSYLNFVAKLTIKKEFRDNLMYKNAQKLFNIS
- a CDS encoding cation:proton antiporter yields the protein MAFEAILFIAVLLIAAKLGGELLYRIGQPTILGNVLAGIIVGPAFLAIVHPIEAIELFVSIGVFFLFFLIGLEEIDIAGLFKVMRGKIFAGSAIAFLIPFLVAGVFGLVIDMDFVSAFAIASVIAASSLGVTAKVLSDLGKLKSTIGLEIFTVTAIVEFIAIIFVSVFIQIDTSSELPDITEISWLFAKMILFFAIAGFISVFGLPRFLRLLKNHLRVKQAYFGMVIGVILLIAYFAEISGVHGAIGALLLGIAVSRMSRDEYDEISKNISVVGYGIFIPIFFAGIGLHFSVAFLELEWWIIIIFIIIMTGVKFLSSYIAVRIANMRPATTVAYGVMSKGAVDLALMLSLLQAGIMEDKLFSLLVLGTLMTMIISTVELQRKLKKIIHVKVGTLELGLIPIYFRRVVSDTPVIAVINRIFSKTKSDITIKEFIKNNKITKNPFLVFDKDENLVGLISKNEINKSHKKTRDSTTIADVMYKKFHTALPDEYLFSVIQKMNTHPFDMIPIMDPKNNRKVIGIVTNKGVMELLTDTRNIKSLPK